A region of the Oncorhynchus clarkii lewisi isolate Uvic-CL-2024 chromosome 29, UVic_Ocla_1.0, whole genome shotgun sequence genome:
taGCAGAGaagtgagagccagtttcatcatagagcttgatggttttaacaaggcacacctgttaattgaaatgcattccaggtgactacctcatgaagctggttgagataatgccaagagtgtgtaaagctgtcattaaggcaaagcgtggctactttgaagaatctcaaatatgaaatatattttgatttgtttaacacttttttggttactacatgatgccatatgtgttatgtcatagttttaatcacttcagtattattctacaatgtagaaaatagtaaaaagaaagaaaaactctggaataagtaggtgtgtccaaacttttgactggtactgtatatatattaaaaatGAACATCATATTTTTTGCAGTGGTGGCAAGAATTGAACAGCGCTTGGCCACTGCTCCTAAATGAATATAGGAGAAACATTAGAGATGTAAGTGACGGTGTTGTGGATTATTGTAGAGTGTTGTACAGTATGTCCATGTATGGTGTTATGTTGGAGCATGATGGATGTACCTGCAGTGAACAGGAACACAGCCACCATGCGGTAGTGCCGTATGCGTGTCCCCCGGCACAGGGAGATGAGGGCCACCAGGAAGGTCACCAGAGTCACCGCAGCACCGGCCAGCAGCAGCACCAGGGTGGCgatctgccagtctgcaggaaGAGGAGACATGTTACAGTCACTCACTGAAATCACACTATGGTGGAGTTGAATGGATCCCCCATTAACTCAGATCAGTGATGATAGACAAGCAGGAAACAAATAACCTACTGCTCGTTACAACGCAAAACACGTGTGTTTGTGGTCAAGAAAATATATTAAAATTCCCCACACACAGCTCTCCCTCTTCAGTGTTAGCAGACAGTGAACAGGGAGCTTAACTCATACAGCTACTTCAAACATGCTCACTTGACTATGTGCCCAAAAGGTTCTCCCATATCCTCCATCCCATCTGCCACTGCCTCTCTTCTGTCCAGGTTCTGGCAGTGCAGAAAGTGCTGAAGTACAGTGCTCCAAAATCCAGCTGACTGTTCAGTTCTCTCTCAGGTCTGTTGCGTCTCGGTTGGCTGGCTCAtctcagagaacagagagaagctCCACCCGAGGCAGCTAATGGGCTCCGTCTGTCCTCTGTCATGTCCCTATCTGCCCCCCCAGGCCATTTACTCTTTTGTCTCCTGTAATGTTAACCCCACAGCCCTGATGCCCTTGTCCTTATGAGCTCCGCCAGGCAGGCAGGTGTTCTCTCTCACTGCCCAGGGACAAGCTTATCTCTCAGGGCCCACCTCACATTCACCCCCACACTCTCCACATTCCACCACAACAACAGAGGGGAGGAGATCCATCACAGCAGCTCATAATGCCCCCTCTGCTCCACCTCATCAAGCTGTGTGAGATGAGAGGCCTCCACAGACCCACTGGGGATGGATGCTGATGGTTCCTCATTTCACCCCTACTCAAACGAGCTGGACTGCACCAGGATGGACCAGAGGAACAATACAGAGACCATTCCATTGACGACACGGTCTGTCCAGACAAACCTCTGAGGTGGGGATAGCAGGAGGCTCTGGCAGGAGAATGACAGGTGTTTTTCTGACAGAGACAGACCATCAAGCTGGGTTGGGAGAGGGAGGGTGTCGCTGGCTGGGCACAGATCTGAGAGAAAGGATCCTATCAGAGGAGACAGCCAGGGTTAACCTGCCTCGCCTGAGCACAGCACCCATCTGgtgtctgtctcagtctccacTGCCTGCCAGCCTCTCTGCTCTGTGCTGTGCTTGAGTCATAAAGCTGGCTGCAGTGGCAGTAGTGTCATCCCTAATGCTCTCCCTGCAGGTAAAATAAACAGCACATTCTACTCTGCTTGGAGGTTCAGCCAAAACAGCTACTGAGATACTGAGAAGcagtaggggagaaggaagataCTCTTGTTTGGAAGGAGCATGGGATATTGAAAGAGACCAACAATAGTTTTCAGTAGTGCAATATGATAACATGTTGTTGCCATAAATAGATAGAATCCATTCTCATCAAACATATGTTTATGGCCAAAGGAAATGTTTTTTTCTCCCTTAAATATGTGTCTTGAACCCAGTAGGAATGTGTGAGAACTCCATCTCCTTAAAACAAACTGTGAAATCTATCTATGATAAGGCTTTCAGTCCATAACCAAGGACCCTCAATCCCCATCCCCCATTCAAAGAGAGTGGCCTACACCAGTGGAACGCAACAATAGGTGGAACACACCCACCTGCATTCACAAAGCTTACAAAGGCCAGTGGAGCTCCCAGATGGCACATCACGTCATAGGGACAACTCTCAGCTGAGAAAGAAAACGTCAAATTGCAAGATCAAAAAACCGCGAGGACACGAAAAGAGAACCGATAGGCCTAAACAGCTACTTGTATCTCGAGAATTACTCACATAGGTGGCGAATCTCCGCTATATTGGCGCGCTCTGACTGACAGGGCAGAGAGCAAAATATTACCACTGGCCTGGAACGCAAATGCTACAGTAGACACGCATATGTGGAGCCGGACTGAGAGCGATTACAGTCCATTAACAATGGTCCATTGTTTTATCTCTTCATCCATGATGTACATAGAAATTCACCGTAAATTCCAGACATTTCTCTCACTATAATCAGATTGAGTCACGCATTGTTCTTCTATCCATCTGGGCCAGTCTGTTAATGTGTGTAGACTAAACATTGTATAGCCTATGCTAGAACTTTGATAAAGATAAACAACtgaaaaagagactctgggtctcaGTGGGTTTTTCCTGgtcaaataaaaggttaaataaataaactgcACCAGACGAACCCCAGTTTGTTTCCATGCCACAGCATGAAGGCAGGCGTTATAGCCAGGTTCTATAACGTGTGTTACAACAGATGATGGGAAATAATATAATGTTTTAAAAGGCCAATATCACAATGTTTGGGTACCGTATAGTCAGTCCCAAGTCATGCTATGCCAATAAAGGCCTACTTCCCCATTATTTTGGGAGTCAAAGGATTGTAACTAATTATGGGGACCCCTTTTCATCTGGACAGAACACCACTTGAAAGGCGTGATTTACATCAAGATACAGAATAATTTTAGGGAAAAAAACGTTAATCGCATTTTACCAGATGTGAGGGTGGAAAGGCATCTCCAGCCAGCCTCTGTTTCAGTGCATGATTCCCATAGCGACAAAGAAAAACGCTCTGCCGTTACCCAGGCGGGACTCAATAACGCTACGATGTCCAGACACAATGccagaaatatacaaagtaaagcAATCAACTTGAACGGTCGGAAAACGTACACTTCATTTATCGACATTTTTCATATTAAGTTGACTTGGACCCACGCGTGTTGAAATTGAGGAGAAAATAAAAGCTGCGACAGGGTCCTCAAGCTCGATCAGATCCGAAAGTTCAGAATCGACTACAGCAAGTTGTGGTGCAACCCCTCATAAAGTCCTCTCCTCCCGGCGTCTGTCTGTGCGCACAATGCGCTTTACTCAGATCCCGTGCGCCCCCATCTGGACAATTGATATGGCAGCTCCCACAGTCACTGCGGAACTCATTTCACTACAACAGTTGAGATAAGGATGGAAATATACGAGCCATCAATATAAAAATGATTACAGACGGAGTagtctcccgtgggcagattatGCGTGTAGTTGACCAAATTATTCAAGATTTTACTTCTGGGTTAACCGAGATTACAGACGGAGGCGCTTTGGATACCATGGACTGGAAACCAATCAAAATCCCGAATTCCTCCCCACGTTGGACCATCCCGCCAGTCGTTGTTCGCCTAACACCTCTAACAAGGTCACATGACCGTCCCATAACGACACCTGGTCAGAGGCTGGACTTCAAGTCTATGGTTGCTGTCCAAACACTTAAAGACACACCATATCCCCTctgccctcaaattaagtggacacttctgatgacgtaacatgacgtctgacgagtatacacttgcagggcaaggggcgagggaggaaggaatgttTTTCAAATGGACCACCTTTGGTTGGAAATTCGTCACTCGTTCATCCCGCCATTATTGTGTTTTCCGCCACATGTAGCTTGTgggcgcttcagtcaataatgagtgcatgtctacttatattaatatataattatgaatatacgcctactgtatgatagctagaaaattaattagctaactaacgttagcctgcctagctggaactaGCTGAAgaaggaacattttttatttctacaatttccaaatgataaccaaacaaaaacatattctCTTTTAAGAGAGGTGTTTGTGCTGTCGTGCATTAGTAGTacaatttctaacttatttgCATTCGTTTTTACTTATACTTATGTCTTAGCGGATGTACAAAAGTCGCGATTTGAATTAATGGGGAGTTTCAGGCCccggagtgaacataattgtacactcgcaaagcCAACTAAAaacggggattcccccaagggcataaggcgagggtaagtggacgagggtcttttaagtgtttggactgTGTGGATAtgtgcttcactgatttctgcagTCGTAAAAGCCTGGggtttctgcacgttaacactagaagcttattacctaaaatgaataaattgaaagtgtgggttcacaactccaatccagatgtgttggtcattactgagacgtggttaaggaagagtgttttgaatactgatgtcaACCTTTCTGTTTATAACCTTTTTCAGCAAGACAGATCTTCTAAAGGTGGGAGAGTGGCAATCTTTatcaaggatcaccttcagtgctcggttgtctccaccaagtctgtccccaaactaTTTGATTTGCTGGTTATAAACATTCAACTTTCAAATTGCTCTTTGTTGATTGTTTCTGGGTGTTATTGTCCTCCATCTGCACCGCCTGTACCCTatctgccctaagctctctcctggccccttacactaagtctgaatttatcctgctaggtgacctaaactgggacatgcttaaacaacctgaccaagtcctaaagcaatgggacacCCTAAATATTCAATTGTcaatattacaaatatatatatatatatatatatatatatatatatatatatatatatataaaaattggcTGATTAACCggaatctgctttttttggtcctccaataatgggtatcggtatcggcgttgaaaaatcataatcagtcgacctctactctAAACACCCAGAAAAGGTTACTTTCCTCGATGtcatcctcacaaataatcctgatgggtatctgtctggtgttttctgtaatgaccttagtgatcactgttttacagcttgtgttcgtaatggctgctcagtgaaacaacctgtccttatttgtcatagacgcttgctaaaaatcTTTAATGAGCAAGTCTTCCTTCAttacctggcctctgtaaaatgatatagaatcagcttgatcccctctgtcaaagacgcttggaccttcttttttgatattttcagtggtattgtacGTTTTGGGCTTGTTGGCCTGTTGGCCTCGTCAGTGCTTTTCTCTAAAGATTTAATTAAATTATCTCACACACCTCCAACAATCCGACTCAGATGTGCAAGCGTTTTTGCTATTTTACAATGAAATATTTTCCAATGTGTCCATTACCTCTTCAATTGAATGGACTGTAATAAGGTTGAGACAAATTGAGACTAAATGTTGTCAGTCTCCAAACCTCCCCACCCATCCTCCTGCATACTACTTTGTTGTACACATTGACCACACATTGACATCAAACTCTGTTGAAAGGTAATCAGAATCCTATCCAATATTGTTCTCACAAACACAGTAGGCTTGAAGAGAGCACAAGCACTGTAACGTTAGCCTATCCTTGTCTGAATATTAGATCTAACATAGGCTAACTACAGACTGAGTCCAACAAATTATTTTATGCAATTTAGATTTCAATCAAAACTAGTTATCCAAGTCTGTTTTAGTAAATAGATTTTTAATAGACTACCTACCTTCACTTTAATACAGTTGTATGTACATGGGATGGGGAATGTTAAGCGGTGGAGGAGTTGCGGATGGGAATGGGATTTAAGAGGACAGTATATATTGAGAGGACACTAGATAGTATTTGGTGCCTGGTGTTCTGGTTTTTATATATTCCATAAGTGATGAATTTGcaacatgtttttaaaaaacaaataatgaggTTGTCCTCCCATGAGGGGAAGGGGGTGAATGTGGTGGAGGTGtgccaaatatatatatttttaatagaCTATTTAAAGCTAGAGTCCTTAGTTTCTACATCAATGTTTTACTTTCAATGATTTTAGAAGAATACAACTTATTTTTTAATTAGTTATTTATTAGTTAATTGCATTTTttacaatacaaaacaaacacacaaatgaCAAAATACAGATGCACACATACATTAACgacatcacccctgcccagacccacctgctcaagATTCtggtagtggtggcagcatcaagctgtagggatgtttttcagcggcagggactgggagattagtcaagatcgagggaaagctaaacggagcaaagtacagagagatccatgatgaaagtttgatccagagcgctcaggacctcagactgggccaaggttcaccttccaacaggacaacgaccctaagcacacaaccaagacaatagaggagtggcttcgggacaagtctctgaatgtccttgaggtgcccagccagagcccggacttgaacccaatcaaacatttctagagaggcctgaaaatagctgtggcagtgacactccccatccaacccgacagagcttgagaggatctgcagagaagaatgggagaaactccccaaatacaggtgtgccaagcttgttgtgtcatacccaagaagactcaaagctgtaaatcgctgccaaaggtgcttcaacaaagtacagagtaaagggtctgaatacttatggaaatgtgatatttctggggGGAGTTTTTGTGCAAAAAGGTATTGGGTATgatggggaaaaaacaatttaatcaattttagaataaggctgtaacgtaacaaaatgtggaaaaagtcgaggggtctgaatactttcctaatgtaCTGTAGGTTCTCCCACCGCCTTTGTTTTCTGGGTCCTTAGAAAAACGAAATAATGGGGAACGTTCCCGAAGATTCTGGTGATAGCAAAATGCAGCTAGCCATGTGGATGATTGGAGGACTTCCACCAGACTTACTGGTCTTCCAACATGGAGCCTGGTGCGGTTGCTAGGTGATTTGAAACACAACTGCATGCCCTCTATAAGTAGCAAGTAAAGGCCCTAAGTGgcgagttgatacaattccagGTCTGGAAGGTTATAACCACCTCTGATTTAGGAATATGTCAAATATTCCTTTTCATTTTATGAGTTTTATTTGCCCGTAAAGTCGTATGaccaagtatatattttttaacaatgTCTTTAGAGGGGTAATTGGTATTACCAATAATAAATATAAAAACTTTAGAAGCCAtgccattctgaagaggtttattctGTTATTGGAAGATTGTTCCATTTAATTACATCTGTTTTCATATTGTTGAGCAATGGGATAATTTTATCTTTATATACTTGTTGTTTGTTGTCACTTATTAAGCATCCTAagtagtttttatttttttgaagtCCACTTAAAGGATTGCTGTAAATCatgagttatttaaaaaaaaaaaaataaataatcctaTTGCCATTGTTTttttccatgttaatattatatCCTGAGATTTTAGAGTATTCTGAAAATACTTTTAGCAAGGGGGCATTGATTTTTCAATATTGGTC
Encoded here:
- the LOC139388528 gene encoding transmembrane protein 47-like — encoded protein: MSINEVYVFRPFKLIALLCIFLALCLDIVALLSPAWVTAERFSLSLWESCTETEAGWRCLSTLTSDWQIATLVLLLAGAAVTLVTFLVALISLCRGTRIRHYRMVAVFLFTAVVLQACALVLYPIKFIDGTVLQTYHEFNWGYGLGWGGTIFMLGGGILFCLRTDMYEDAMY